The proteins below come from a single Armatimonadia bacterium genomic window:
- a CDS encoding SGNH/GDSL hydrolase family protein, which translates to MQIRRVSVLVLALVSLSLVGSLQALAQEAPSLQAKDFVAVCGDSITEQRQYSVFIEDYLLMCQPAADLRGMQAGWGGEVAPGFLSRMQRDVLALHPTVVTTCYGMNDGGYGPFDPNRGKLYRDTHKAIIAGLRDAGVRLIVIGSPGCVDSNTFRGGGQPAEVYNVTLGKLGDIGREVAAEEKVVFADVHTPMMEIMAKAKAKYGPTYHLAGPDGVHPSQNGQLVMAYAFLKALGCKGDVGTITLDLATGKAEATAGHKVLSSAGGVIEMESTRYPFCFFGDPASPGATRGVIEFLPFNDELNRLRLVVTGVEAAARYQVTWGQATKEFSGAALSQGINLAAEFLDNPFCGAFQTVERAIRQQQDFETPLTKMLLHNLPAYRDAAPDENAALDRVAARVIARDEALATASSAAVVPVKHTLKVETVR; encoded by the coding sequence ATGCAGATCCGGAGAGTCAGTGTGCTCGTCCTTGCGCTGGTGTCCCTGTCGCTGGTTGGAAGCCTGCAAGCCCTTGCTCAGGAAGCGCCGTCACTCCAGGCCAAGGACTTCGTGGCAGTGTGCGGTGATTCCATCACCGAGCAGAGGCAGTACTCGGTATTCATCGAGGACTACCTGCTGATGTGCCAGCCGGCGGCTGACCTTCGGGGCATGCAGGCCGGCTGGGGCGGCGAAGTTGCCCCCGGCTTCCTGTCACGTATGCAGCGAGACGTCCTGGCGCTGCACCCCACGGTGGTCACTACCTGCTACGGCATGAACGATGGTGGCTACGGTCCCTTTGACCCGAACCGCGGCAAGCTTTACCGCGACACCCACAAGGCGATCATCGCCGGGCTGCGTGACGCCGGCGTGCGCCTCATTGTCATCGGCTCGCCGGGCTGTGTCGACAGCAACACCTTCCGTGGTGGCGGCCAGCCCGCCGAAGTCTACAACGTTACCCTGGGCAAGCTCGGGGATATCGGACGCGAGGTAGCGGCTGAGGAGAAGGTCGTCTTCGCCGACGTGCACACCCCGATGATGGAGATCATGGCCAAGGCCAAAGCTAAGTACGGTCCGACCTACCATCTGGCCGGTCCCGATGGCGTGCACCCTTCGCAGAACGGGCAACTGGTCATGGCCTACGCCTTCCTGAAGGCGCTCGGATGCAAGGGTGACGTCGGCACGATCACCCTGGACCTTGCCACGGGCAAGGCAGAAGCGACTGCCGGGCACAAAGTGCTGTCGAGTGCCGGCGGCGTGATCGAGATGGAGAGCACCCGCTACCCCTTCTGCTTCTTCGGCGATCCAGCCAGCCCTGGTGCGACGCGCGGGGTGATTGAGTTCCTGCCCTTCAACGACGAGTTGAACCGGCTGCGGTTGGTCGTGACGGGCGTCGAGGCTGCCGCACGTTACCAGGTGACCTGGGGCCAGGCCACGAAGGAGTTCTCCGGCGCTGCGCTCAGCCAGGGCATCAACCTGGCAGCCGAGTTCCTCGACAACCCCTTCTGTGGAGCCTTCCAGACTGTCGAGCGGGCGATCCGTCAGCAGCAGGACTTCGAGACCCCGCTGACCAAGATGCTGCTTCATAACCTCCCCGCATACCGAGATGCGGCGCCGGACGAGAATGCAGCCCTGGACCGCGTCGCTG